The following proteins are encoded in a genomic region of Myxococcus virescens:
- a CDS encoding MotA/TolQ/ExbB proton channel family protein, whose translation MIPSVSELLLDVTFAATEGGKLGVTDSVIKFFKDGGPFMFVNLFWLACSLAVALERIVTLVFRYNLNAPPFMEQIAKLVRSGNLDRAVKVCAMAPNAPLAKVVRAGLVNANRGEIEVSKAVEEAIVEHSPNVSKRIPWLWSLANIATLVGLVGTIFGLIGTFQALGNVPAEQKQVLLSDGISKAMNNTAFALSIAVICIIFHLFLTSYAKSMVEGLELNALKLENLLSRRGSVDPATTELEARAS comes from the coding sequence AAGCGAGCTGCTGCTGGACGTGACCTTCGCGGCCACGGAAGGGGGCAAGCTGGGCGTCACGGACTCCGTCATCAAGTTCTTCAAGGATGGCGGACCGTTCATGTTCGTGAACCTGTTCTGGCTGGCGTGCTCGCTGGCGGTCGCGCTGGAGCGCATCGTCACCCTGGTGTTCCGCTACAACCTCAACGCGCCGCCCTTCATGGAGCAGATTGCCAAGCTGGTGCGCAGCGGCAACCTGGACCGCGCCGTGAAGGTGTGCGCCATGGCGCCCAACGCGCCGCTGGCCAAGGTGGTCCGTGCGGGCCTGGTGAACGCCAACCGCGGTGAGATTGAGGTCTCCAAGGCGGTGGAAGAGGCCATCGTCGAGCACAGCCCGAACGTGTCCAAGCGCATCCCCTGGCTGTGGTCCCTGGCGAACATCGCCACGTTGGTGGGGCTGGTGGGCACCATCTTCGGCCTCATCGGCACCTTCCAGGCGCTGGGCAACGTGCCGGCGGAGCAGAAGCAGGTGCTGCTGTCGGACGGCATCTCCAAGGCGATGAACAACACCGCCTTCGCGCTCTCCATCGCCGTCATCTGCATCATCTTCCACCTGTTCCTCACGTCGTACGCGAAGAGCATGGTGGAGGGGCTGGAGCTCAACGCGCTCAAGCTGGAGAACCTCCTGTCGCGCCGCGGTTCCGTGGACCCGGCCACCACGGAGCTCGAGGCGCGCGCGTCGTAG
- a CDS encoding ExbD/TolR family protein: protein MAFHYSRRKLKVREEEEAGELNIVPYLDILMNLIIFMLLSITGLATFGIINVNAPAYGAPTTGMAQENPDDAPKLTLSVLISKKGHFVSSENAILGEAGTPTIPVKADGTHDFSALNAKMVEIKSAFPKETKVIVGADPDVPYETLTQTLDAIRETQGRERRLLFPDVTLGAI from the coding sequence ATGGCGTTCCACTACTCCCGGCGCAAGCTGAAGGTTCGTGAGGAAGAAGAGGCGGGCGAGCTGAACATCGTCCCGTACCTCGACATCCTCATGAACCTCATCATCTTCATGCTGCTGTCCATCACCGGCCTGGCGACGTTCGGCATCATCAACGTCAACGCCCCCGCCTATGGTGCGCCGACGACGGGCATGGCCCAGGAGAACCCGGACGATGCGCCGAAGCTGACGCTGTCCGTGCTCATCTCCAAGAAGGGGCACTTCGTCAGCAGCGAGAACGCCATCCTCGGAGAGGCGGGGACGCCCACCATCCCCGTGAAGGCGGACGGCACGCACGACTTCTCCGCGCTCAACGCGAAGATGGTGGAGATCAAGTCCGCCTTCCCGAAGGAGACGAAGGTCATCGTGGGCGCGGACCCGGACGTCCCCTACGAGACGCTGACGCAGACGCTGGACGCCATCCGTGAGACGCAGGGCCGCGAGCGCCGGCTGCTGTTCCCGGACGTCACCCTGGGAGCCATCTGA
- a CDS encoding ExbD/TolR family protein: MADPTTSAVNTPDAEAVARLSYRRALARKKRKEREAAGEIKELNITAMMDMMTILLVFLLKSFASSSAAVTASEDVRPPVSSTRATPKDTVAVTITPRNVLVGEREVLRLQNGQFPADMLQGRLVLPLDAQLKKEVEKLKYIAARNPSAPFSGELSVIADKKIPYDMLLTVLYTAGQNELENYRFVVLQKEGE; encoded by the coding sequence ATGGCCGACCCGACGACATCCGCCGTGAACACGCCCGACGCGGAAGCCGTGGCGCGGCTGAGCTACCGCCGGGCCCTGGCACGCAAGAAGCGCAAGGAGCGCGAGGCGGCGGGGGAGATCAAGGAGCTGAACATCACCGCGATGATGGACATGATGACCATCCTCCTGGTGTTCCTGCTCAAGTCCTTCGCCTCGTCGTCCGCGGCGGTGACGGCGTCCGAGGACGTGCGTCCGCCCGTGTCCTCCACGCGCGCCACGCCCAAGGACACCGTGGCCGTCACGATTACACCCAGGAATGTGCTGGTGGGTGAGCGGGAGGTCCTGCGGCTGCAGAACGGTCAGTTCCCGGCCGACATGCTCCAGGGGCGGCTGGTGCTGCCGCTGGATGCGCAGCTGAAGAAGGAAGTGGAGAAGCTGAAATACATCGCCGCGCGCAACCCGTCGGCGCCCTTCAGCGGGGAGCTGTCCGTCATCGCGGACAAGAAGATTCCCTACGACATGCTCCTCACCGTGCTCTACACGGCGGGGCAGAACGAGCTGGAGAACTACCGCTTCGTGGTGCTCCAGAAAGAGGGCGAGTAG
- a CDS encoding TraR/DksA family transcriptional regulator, with translation MATRRTLDLNRIRELLQRRRREILSANEGAHRELTALKNQERDPEYEENAQSELADYTLSSLMESQRREIMLIDAALRRMEMGVFGECVDCGFEIPIERLEALPFAIRCEEDASIHELETRGGPMASPSL, from the coding sequence ATGGCGACCCGCCGAACCCTGGATCTGAACCGGATCCGCGAACTCCTGCAGCGCCGCCGCCGGGAGATCCTCAGCGCCAACGAGGGGGCGCACCGTGAACTCACCGCCCTGAAGAACCAGGAGCGGGACCCCGAATACGAAGAAAACGCCCAGTCCGAGCTGGCCGACTACACCCTCTCCAGCCTGATGGAATCGCAGCGGCGCGAAATCATGCTCATCGACGCGGCGCTGCGCCGCATGGAGATGGGCGTATTCGGCGAGTGCGTGGACTGCGGCTTCGAGATTCCCATCGAACGCCTGGAGGCCCTGCCCTTCGCCATCCGCTGCGAGGAGGACGCCAGCATCCACGAACTCGAGACGCGCGGCGGCCCCATGGCCAGCCCGTCTCTCTGA
- the trmFO gene encoding methylenetetrahydrofolate--tRNA-(uracil(54)-C(5))-methyltransferase (FADH(2)-oxidizing) TrmFO, giving the protein MADQKQRVTVIGGGLAGTECAYQLSRRGVPVVLREMKPQKRSPAHKSDTLAELVCSNSLRSDNPESAIGLLHAELRALGSLVLSAADANRVPAGDALAVERERFSAAITESLLRQPGVELVAGEVEQLPEDGPVVIATGPLTSDALTRELERHVGTRLYFYDSIAPILSADSIDMNVAFRQSRYGKGGGDDYLNLPMTKDEYYRFIAEVKAGQKVVPHAFEEPKYFEGCLPIEVMAERGDDTLAYGPMKPVGLRDPRTGQEPYAVVQLRMEDVGGTSWNMVGFQTRLTWGEQKRIFSNFIPGLQQAEFLRMGQIHRNTFIDSPRLLAKDLSLKTEPRLYFAGQISGVEGYVESAACGYLVALALHARLTGTEFVPPPATTAMGALLRHVTGEAHPPDYPHQPSNISFGIFSPLTGRMKKAEKRAAYSARAKQDLAAWLPHAGVPAAGAPEHVDQRSA; this is encoded by the coding sequence ATGGCGGATCAGAAGCAGCGGGTGACGGTGATTGGCGGCGGCCTGGCAGGGACGGAGTGCGCCTACCAGCTCTCCCGCCGCGGGGTGCCGGTGGTGCTGCGGGAGATGAAGCCCCAGAAGCGTTCTCCCGCGCACAAGTCGGACACGCTGGCGGAGCTGGTGTGCAGCAACTCGCTGCGCTCGGACAACCCGGAGAGCGCCATTGGCCTGCTGCACGCGGAGCTGCGCGCGCTGGGCTCGTTGGTGCTGAGCGCGGCGGACGCGAACCGGGTTCCCGCGGGCGACGCGCTGGCGGTGGAGCGCGAGCGCTTCTCCGCCGCGATTACGGAGTCCCTGCTGCGCCAGCCCGGCGTGGAGCTGGTGGCCGGTGAGGTGGAGCAGCTGCCCGAAGACGGCCCGGTGGTGATTGCCACGGGGCCGCTCACGTCGGATGCGCTGACGCGGGAGCTGGAGCGCCACGTGGGCACCAGGCTCTACTTCTATGACTCCATCGCGCCCATCCTGTCGGCGGACTCCATCGACATGAACGTGGCGTTCCGCCAGAGCCGCTACGGCAAGGGCGGCGGGGACGACTACCTCAACCTGCCGATGACGAAGGACGAGTACTACCGCTTCATCGCCGAGGTGAAGGCGGGTCAGAAGGTGGTGCCGCACGCTTTCGAGGAACCCAAGTACTTCGAAGGGTGTCTGCCCATTGAAGTGATGGCCGAGCGTGGCGACGACACCCTGGCCTACGGGCCCATGAAGCCGGTGGGCCTGAGGGACCCGCGCACGGGCCAGGAGCCCTACGCGGTGGTGCAGCTGCGCATGGAGGACGTGGGCGGCACGTCCTGGAACATGGTGGGCTTCCAGACGCGGCTGACCTGGGGTGAACAGAAGCGCATCTTCAGCAACTTCATCCCCGGCCTTCAGCAAGCGGAGTTCCTCCGGATGGGGCAGATCCACCGGAACACCTTCATCGACTCGCCCCGGTTGCTGGCGAAGGACTTGTCGCTGAAGACGGAGCCCCGGCTCTACTTCGCGGGGCAGATCTCCGGCGTGGAGGGCTACGTGGAGAGCGCGGCATGTGGATACCTGGTGGCGTTGGCGCTGCACGCACGGCTGACGGGGACGGAGTTCGTTCCGCCGCCGGCCACCACGGCGATGGGCGCGCTGCTGCGGCACGTGACGGGCGAAGCGCACCCGCCGGACTACCCGCACCAGCCCTCCAACATCAGCTTCGGCATCTTTTCGCCGCTGACCGGGCGGATGAAGAAGGCGGAGAAGCGCGCGGCGTATTCGGCGCGAGCGAAGCAGGACCTGGCGGCATGGCTGCCGCATGCGGGCGTCCCGGCGGCGGGCGCCCCCGAGCACGTGGACCAGAGGAGCGCATGA
- a CDS encoding PD40 domain-containing protein encodes MMRMRQGRLWTAGLMASLVMAGTGCKQGENGGSEAPGVRRAKAAAAAEKPPPPGAPGAGQGTLLASGRVTDLRVTSDGRFATYLVNGKKPALDGIPPQMVLGELYVVPVEGGEPRKLGEGVTNVPGGQLVAPGSKHVLFLTGYNPATQSGALNVASLEDAKAEPVMLGTAVSYMLPSPDGTKLAYVDGGKLKLGALPSGPFTDVAAEVSTAQFTPDSKTLLFKRRLSAAGGMAAISVEKPDAPPVKVGDQVGDYEVSPDGQRVAFQVRSESVRGLYDLYLAELPELKVKRLAVASGVFAFSPDGKWLARTENGKPNVPGDLYLGPATGGAGRKLGVQVEKLAFSPDSQAVGFLEKYDSTANAGLMSVAALPDGTTKQVGGRVPNFVWGSDGRYVAFLSRILKPAYSVDLMLYTLGEERAAKVQQGVFGYGFTPGNAQVVFRSNCIRNGRSCDFMAMDLPRQADPRTWLQGIFSYKVSEDGQRVLVTYARMDSDTYDVAVYDVKTQARKTLDQGVQVPVSFGGKNDSLAVYAITQGPKAGIYSVPATL; translated from the coding sequence ATGATGCGGATGCGGCAGGGGCGGCTGTGGACCGCGGGCCTGATGGCTTCGCTGGTGATGGCGGGCACGGGCTGCAAGCAGGGCGAGAATGGTGGCTCGGAGGCCCCGGGCGTGCGGCGCGCCAAGGCCGCCGCGGCGGCGGAGAAGCCACCTCCGCCCGGTGCCCCCGGCGCGGGACAGGGAACGCTCCTGGCCTCGGGCCGCGTGACGGACCTGCGGGTGACGTCGGACGGCCGCTTCGCCACGTACCTGGTCAACGGGAAGAAGCCCGCGCTGGACGGCATTCCGCCGCAGATGGTGCTGGGCGAGCTGTACGTGGTGCCCGTGGAGGGCGGCGAGCCGCGCAAGCTGGGCGAGGGCGTGACGAACGTCCCCGGCGGACAGTTGGTGGCGCCGGGCTCGAAGCACGTCCTCTTCCTCACCGGCTACAACCCGGCGACGCAGTCGGGGGCGCTGAACGTGGCGTCACTGGAGGACGCGAAGGCGGAGCCCGTCATGCTGGGCACGGCGGTCAGCTACATGCTGCCCAGCCCGGATGGGACGAAGCTGGCCTACGTGGATGGCGGCAAGCTGAAGCTGGGCGCGCTGCCGTCAGGGCCCTTCACGGACGTGGCGGCGGAGGTCAGCACCGCCCAGTTCACGCCGGACAGCAAGACGCTGCTCTTCAAGCGCCGGCTGTCCGCGGCGGGGGGCATGGCGGCCATCTCCGTGGAGAAGCCGGACGCGCCGCCCGTGAAGGTGGGGGACCAGGTGGGGGACTACGAAGTCTCCCCGGATGGTCAGCGCGTGGCCTTCCAGGTGCGCAGCGAGTCGGTGCGGGGGCTGTATGACTTGTACCTGGCGGAGCTGCCGGAGCTGAAGGTGAAGCGGCTGGCGGTGGCCTCGGGCGTGTTTGCCTTTTCGCCCGATGGCAAATGGCTGGCGCGCACGGAGAACGGCAAGCCGAACGTGCCAGGGGACTTGTACCTGGGCCCGGCGACGGGGGGCGCGGGGCGCAAGCTGGGCGTGCAGGTGGAGAAGCTGGCCTTCTCTCCGGACTCGCAGGCGGTGGGCTTCCTGGAGAAGTATGACTCGACCGCGAACGCGGGGCTGATGTCGGTGGCCGCGCTGCCGGACGGCACGACGAAGCAGGTGGGCGGCCGCGTGCCCAACTTCGTCTGGGGCTCGGACGGGCGCTATGTGGCGTTCCTCTCGCGCATCCTCAAGCCCGCGTACTCGGTGGACCTGATGCTGTACACCCTGGGGGAGGAGCGGGCGGCGAAGGTGCAGCAGGGCGTCTTTGGCTACGGCTTCACGCCGGGCAACGCGCAGGTGGTGTTCCGCTCCAACTGCATCCGCAATGGACGCTCGTGTGACTTCATGGCCATGGACCTGCCCCGGCAGGCGGACCCCCGTACGTGGCTGCAGGGCATCTTCAGCTACAAGGTGTCCGAGGATGGCCAGCGGGTGCTCGTCACGTATGCCCGCATGGACTCGGACACCTACGATGTGGCGGTGTACGACGTGAAGACCCAGGCGCGGAAGACGCTGGACCAGGGCGTCCAGGTGCCGGTGTCCTTCGGGGGCAAGAATGACTCGCTGGCCGTGTACGCGATTACGCAGGGCCCGAAGGCCGGCATCTACAGCGTCCCCGCGACGCTGTAG
- a CDS encoding kinesin — translation MASLIYRRYGGSLQVDIPSFDVLVEAIRIPETQWIATACPLEGLSCDPRLLTLMDADGNGRIRVAEVRTAVDWAAKQLKDRRGADASSDVLELNALSEEARPLRGAAEMILRTLKATDAGRISLAQVRESEKALRETGQNGDGIVAPEHLPEHLRPLAQELMASFPALTNRAGKAGVDAALVARFREERAKLREHREKQGAAFVWGDISLETAKRVRDVAPLLDAYFVQCRLVAAQPEAAASLRLRAERVEGALGDVAALGKAAGDLPIAPPDASGVLEWSRLLRGPAYEVLEAFRTDVAAPMTGDSQRLSDSAWRGLVAKADGVLAWQAQLEANPVRKLMDTLPSVSDADLDALEAASAADLALKPTLDAVNELERLVLYQRWLLLFANNFISMPNLYMPKRLALVEKGTLILGGRKYTLSVLVTNRAAHSALTSLGTTCILYVQVAPKDGTPGYEVAVPVTSGRSTELAVGKRGVFYDVDGVESDAIVTQVVRQPVSLWESMTMPFARIGEFITSKVEGLASAGEKTFDSTLEQGYTHATNAPPVAPPPAAGAAPAAAAAAPPGGGLAGIVAAGGLAAAALGSSFAFIMTQVKSLTLVDLISAATLIAIVVMAPAGLLGWLKLRRRNLALLLEGSGWALNDRLMLTPELSSLVTRRPKLPSNARVDRLDMVRSALVRQQEDDEAEGASGWTKLAITLAVIFVLLWQVRIPLLTWFCHAGWLSQDTCLAVLPSQAEPAPAAAAAPAAAPAKAP, via the coding sequence ATGGCTTCGCTCATCTATCGCCGCTACGGCGGCTCGCTCCAGGTCGACATTCCCTCCTTCGATGTGCTGGTGGAGGCGATTCGCATCCCCGAAACGCAGTGGATTGCCACGGCGTGCCCGTTGGAGGGCTTGAGCTGTGATCCACGCCTGCTGACGTTGATGGACGCGGACGGCAACGGCCGCATCCGCGTGGCGGAGGTGCGCACGGCGGTGGACTGGGCCGCCAAACAGCTCAAGGACCGGCGCGGCGCGGATGCTTCCAGTGACGTGTTGGAGTTGAACGCGCTCAGCGAGGAGGCGCGGCCCCTGCGCGGCGCGGCGGAGATGATTCTCCGGACGCTGAAGGCGACGGACGCCGGGCGCATTTCCCTGGCGCAGGTTCGCGAGAGCGAGAAGGCCCTGCGCGAGACCGGGCAGAACGGCGATGGCATCGTCGCGCCCGAGCACCTGCCCGAGCACCTGCGGCCCCTGGCCCAGGAGCTGATGGCCAGCTTTCCCGCGCTGACGAACCGGGCAGGCAAGGCGGGCGTGGACGCGGCGCTGGTGGCTCGCTTCCGCGAGGAGCGCGCGAAGCTGCGGGAGCACCGGGAGAAGCAGGGCGCGGCGTTCGTCTGGGGCGACATCAGCCTGGAGACGGCCAAGCGCGTGCGCGATGTGGCGCCGCTGCTGGATGCGTACTTCGTGCAGTGCCGGCTGGTGGCCGCGCAGCCCGAAGCGGCGGCGAGCCTGCGCCTGCGCGCGGAGCGGGTGGAGGGGGCGCTGGGTGACGTGGCGGCGCTGGGGAAGGCGGCGGGGGACCTGCCCATCGCGCCGCCGGATGCGTCGGGTGTGCTGGAGTGGTCCCGTCTGCTGCGCGGGCCCGCGTACGAGGTGCTGGAGGCGTTCCGCACGGACGTCGCCGCGCCGATGACGGGGGATTCGCAGCGGCTGTCGGACTCGGCGTGGCGGGGGCTGGTGGCGAAGGCGGATGGCGTGCTGGCGTGGCAGGCGCAGCTCGAGGCGAACCCGGTGCGCAAGCTGATGGACACGCTGCCGTCGGTTTCGGACGCGGACCTGGATGCCCTGGAAGCCGCGAGCGCGGCGGACCTCGCGCTCAAGCCCACGCTGGATGCCGTCAACGAGCTGGAGCGGTTGGTGCTCTACCAGCGCTGGCTGCTGCTGTTCGCGAACAACTTCATCAGCATGCCCAACCTCTACATGCCCAAGCGGTTGGCGCTGGTGGAGAAGGGGACGCTCATCCTGGGCGGGCGCAAGTACACGCTGTCGGTGCTGGTGACGAACCGGGCCGCGCACTCCGCGCTCACCTCGCTGGGGACCACCTGCATCCTCTACGTCCAGGTGGCGCCGAAGGACGGGACGCCCGGGTATGAAGTGGCGGTGCCGGTGACGAGCGGCCGGAGCACGGAGCTCGCGGTGGGCAAGCGGGGCGTCTTCTACGACGTGGACGGCGTGGAGAGCGACGCCATCGTGACGCAGGTGGTTCGTCAGCCCGTGTCGCTGTGGGAGTCGATGACCATGCCCTTCGCGCGCATCGGCGAGTTCATCACCAGCAAGGTGGAGGGCCTGGCGTCGGCGGGCGAGAAGACGTTCGATTCGACGCTGGAGCAGGGCTACACGCACGCGACGAATGCGCCGCCGGTGGCGCCTCCCCCGGCGGCGGGCGCGGCTCCCGCTGCCGCCGCCGCAGCACCTCCAGGGGGCGGGCTCGCGGGCATCGTGGCGGCGGGCGGCCTGGCGGCTGCGGCGCTGGGCTCGTCTTTCGCGTTCATCATGACGCAGGTGAAGTCGCTGACGCTGGTGGACCTCATCTCCGCGGCGACGCTGATTGCCATTGTCGTCATGGCCCCGGCGGGGCTTCTGGGCTGGCTGAAGCTGCGTCGGCGCAACCTGGCGCTGCTGTTGGAAGGCTCGGGCTGGGCGCTCAATGACCGGTTGATGCTGACGCCGGAGCTGTCCTCGCTGGTGACGCGCCGTCCGAAGCTGCCCTCGAACGCCCGGGTGGACCGCTTGGACATGGTGCGCTCGGCGCTCGTCCGGCAGCAGGAGGACGACGAGGCGGAGGGCGCGTCCGGGTGGACGAAGCTGGCCATCACGCTGGCGGTGATTTTCGTGTTGCTCTGGCAGGTCAGGATTCCGCTGCTGACCTGGTTCTGCCACGCGGGCTGGCTGTCTCAGGACACCTGCCTGGCGGTGTTGCCGTCCCAGGCGGAGCCGGCTCCGGCGGCAGCGGCGGCGCCTGCCGCGGCTCCGGCCAAGGCACCGTAG
- a CDS encoding tyrosine recombinase XerC, producing MTSLSPLLEKFRAHLEDEKGSSPHTVRNYLIDLVDFERYLVERMKLSLLSGTHAAIRGYLGTLSTDHAPASRARRLASIKSFYKYLVRQKLLPASPAKLVKSPKLPKTLPKVLPVEEVFAILDMPDVKTVLGLRDRAILELLYGGGLRISELCGLDLLDIDRSGRIVRVMGKGSKERLVPVNAQSIRALEAYLARRGELLATIRKDQAPEAMFLNFRGGRLTPRSIARHLDTYVLKCALTRKVSPHAMRHSFATHLLGGGADIRSIQELLGHSSLSTTQRYTQVTWEQLQQVYDSAHPRA from the coding sequence ATGACGAGCCTGTCGCCGCTGCTGGAGAAGTTCCGCGCCCACCTGGAGGACGAGAAGGGCTCGTCCCCGCACACGGTGCGCAACTACCTCATCGACCTGGTGGACTTCGAGCGCTACCTGGTGGAGCGAATGAAGCTGTCGCTCCTGTCGGGGACACACGCGGCGATTCGTGGCTACCTGGGCACGTTGAGCACGGACCACGCCCCGGCGAGCCGGGCGCGGCGGCTGGCGAGCATCAAGTCCTTCTACAAGTACCTGGTGCGGCAGAAGCTGCTTCCCGCGAGCCCCGCGAAGCTGGTGAAGAGTCCGAAGCTGCCGAAGACGCTGCCCAAGGTGCTGCCGGTGGAGGAGGTCTTCGCCATCCTGGACATGCCTGACGTGAAGACGGTGCTCGGGCTTCGGGACAGGGCGATTCTGGAGCTGCTCTACGGCGGCGGCCTGCGTATCAGTGAGTTGTGCGGGTTGGACCTGCTGGACATCGACCGCAGCGGGCGAATCGTCCGGGTGATGGGCAAGGGGAGCAAGGAGCGGCTCGTGCCCGTGAACGCGCAGTCCATCCGGGCATTGGAGGCGTACCTCGCGAGGCGGGGAGAGCTGCTGGCCACGATTCGGAAGGATCAGGCGCCGGAGGCAATGTTCCTCAACTTCCGGGGTGGGCGCCTGACGCCGAGGAGCATCGCGCGGCACCTGGACACGTACGTGCTGAAGTGCGCGCTGACACGGAAGGTGAGTCCGCATGCCATGCGTCACTCCTTCGCCACGCACCTGCTGGGCGGCGGCGCGGACATCCGCAGCATCCAGGAGTTGCTAGGCCATTCGAGCCTGTCCACCACGCAGCGGTATACCCAGGTGACGTGGGAGCAGCTCCAGCAGGTCTACGACTCCGCGCATCCGCGGGCGTGA
- a CDS encoding SLC13 family permease — protein sequence MTPPALITLGVLAVSLVLFVSDRVRLDIVALLALLSLLLFDIVPVEDALAGFSNPVVIMLVGLFVIGGAITETGLAGWLGQRLGHLAGEGEGRTIAVVMLATAALSAFMSSTGTVAILMPVVGTLALRRGIAPARIYLPFAFAAHLGSMLTLISTPPNLIVSGALRDAGHEPFRFFTFFPIGVVMLAAGMLFLIFAGKYLLPSAAQGQVAAQAVLSPEDFATEYGLGTLLHALRVPRGSKLVGRTLGEANLRSAHAVNVVGISLMGAAHPVVPHRPFGADEILVVQGHEDAVVATVEHWGLERLPSLQSLSLPPEESLAEVVIPRRSALAGRTLRQARFRDQFRATVLAIRRGTDAVVDASSPALKDFTLRRGDTLLVKGRKKHLRNLSEARKDLILLAEPDPRTDRLADPRRAALTVIITLAMLTVMALGLLPNVVAVLLAAVAMVLTGCVRSADVYRTVNWESVVLIAGMFPLATALERTGVTQLAVAGLERLFTGASPHAVLAVLAIVTSTLGLFISNTATAVLVAPVALRIAESMELRPEPLLMAVAITASAAFATPIASPVNTLVMSPGGYRFADYARVGIPLQVLIVALAVLVVPWVLPF from the coding sequence GTGACCCCTCCCGCGCTCATCACCCTTGGCGTCCTCGCCGTCTCCCTGGTGCTCTTCGTGAGCGACCGGGTTCGGCTGGACATCGTGGCGTTGCTCGCGCTGCTGTCGCTCCTCCTCTTCGACATCGTTCCTGTGGAGGATGCGCTCGCGGGTTTCAGCAACCCGGTGGTCATCATGCTGGTGGGGCTCTTCGTGATTGGCGGCGCCATCACGGAGACAGGACTTGCGGGGTGGCTGGGCCAGCGGCTGGGGCACCTCGCGGGGGAAGGGGAGGGGCGCACCATCGCCGTGGTGATGCTGGCCACCGCCGCGCTGTCTGCCTTCATGAGCTCCACGGGGACCGTGGCCATCCTGATGCCAGTGGTGGGAACGCTCGCCCTTCGCCGCGGAATCGCGCCTGCCCGCATCTACCTGCCCTTCGCGTTCGCCGCCCACCTGGGCAGCATGCTGACGCTCATCAGCACCCCGCCCAACCTCATCGTGAGTGGGGCGCTCCGGGACGCGGGCCATGAGCCGTTCCGCTTCTTCACCTTCTTCCCCATCGGCGTGGTGATGCTCGCCGCGGGCATGCTGTTCCTCATCTTCGCCGGTAAATACCTGCTGCCCTCGGCGGCGCAGGGGCAGGTCGCGGCGCAGGCCGTCCTGTCGCCCGAGGACTTCGCCACGGAGTACGGCCTGGGAACGTTGCTTCATGCCCTCCGCGTTCCCCGTGGCTCGAAGCTCGTGGGCCGGACGCTCGGCGAGGCCAACCTGCGCTCCGCGCACGCAGTGAACGTGGTGGGCATCTCATTGATGGGCGCCGCGCATCCGGTGGTTCCGCACCGTCCCTTCGGAGCGGACGAGATCCTCGTCGTCCAGGGCCATGAGGATGCCGTCGTCGCGACGGTGGAGCACTGGGGGTTGGAGCGGCTCCCGTCCTTGCAATCCCTGTCGCTGCCACCCGAGGAGTCGCTCGCGGAGGTGGTGATTCCCCGCCGCTCGGCGCTGGCGGGCCGGACGCTCCGGCAGGCGCGCTTTCGTGACCAGTTCCGGGCCACGGTGCTCGCGATTCGCCGGGGCACGGACGCGGTGGTGGACGCCTCGTCTCCCGCACTCAAGGACTTCACGCTGCGGCGCGGCGACACCCTGCTCGTGAAGGGCCGCAAGAAGCACCTGCGCAACCTGTCCGAGGCCCGAAAGGACCTCATCCTGCTCGCCGAGCCCGATCCGCGCACCGACCGCCTCGCGGATCCTCGGCGGGCGGCGCTCACCGTCATCATCACCCTGGCAATGCTGACGGTCATGGCCCTGGGCCTGCTTCCCAACGTGGTCGCGGTGCTGCTCGCGGCGGTGGCCATGGTGCTCACGGGCTGCGTGCGCTCCGCGGACGTCTACCGCACGGTCAACTGGGAGAGCGTCGTGCTCATCGCTGGAATGTTCCCGCTGGCCACCGCGCTGGAGCGGACCGGCGTGACGCAGTTGGCGGTGGCGGGCCTGGAGCGGCTCTTCACCGGCGCCAGCCCCCACGCCGTATTGGCGGTGCTCGCCATCGTGACGTCCACCCTGGGCCTGTTCATCTCCAACACGGCCACCGCCGTCCTCGTGGCCCCGGTGGCCCTCCGCATCGCGGAGTCCATGGAACTCCGGCCCGAGCCGCTGTTGATGGCGGTGGCCATTACCGCGTCGGCGGCGTTCGCCACGCCCATCGCGTCGCCCGTGAACACGCTGGTCATGAGCCCTGGGGGCTACCGGTTCGCCGACTATGCCCGGGTGGGCATCCCGCTCCAGGTGCTCATCGTCGCGCTGGCGGTGCTGGTGGTGCCGTGGGTGCTTCCTTTTTGA
- the hslV gene encoding ATP-dependent protease subunit HslV — protein MFHGTTILCVRRDGKVAIASDGQVSLEKTVMKNTAKKVRRLGEGQVLAGFAGSTADAFTLFERFEAKLKEHQKNMARACVELGKDWRTDRFLRRLEALLIVADKEKTFILSGAGDVIEPDYGIAAVGSGGPYAFAAARALMAHTQMSARDVVHQSLTIAGEIDIYTNANISIEEL, from the coding sequence ATGTTCCACGGCACCACCATCCTCTGCGTGCGGCGTGACGGGAAGGTCGCCATCGCCAGCGACGGCCAGGTCTCCCTCGAAAAGACCGTGATGAAGAACACGGCGAAGAAGGTCCGCCGGCTGGGCGAAGGCCAGGTGCTCGCCGGCTTCGCTGGCAGCACCGCGGACGCCTTCACGCTCTTCGAGCGCTTCGAGGCCAAGCTCAAGGAGCACCAGAAGAACATGGCCCGCGCCTGCGTGGAGCTGGGCAAGGACTGGCGCACCGACCGCTTCCTCCGCCGGCTGGAAGCGCTCCTCATCGTCGCCGACAAGGAGAAGACGTTCATCCTCTCCGGCGCGGGTGACGTGATTGAGCCCGACTACGGCATCGCCGCCGTGGGCAGTGGTGGCCCCTACGCGTTCGCCGCCGCGCGCGCCCTCATGGCGCACACGCAGATGTCTGCTCGCGACGTGGTGCACCAGTCGCTCACCATCGCGGGTGAAATCGACATCTACACCAACGCCAACATCTCCATCGAAGAGCTCTAG